Genomic window (Ctenopharyngodon idella isolate HZGC_01 chromosome 20, HZGC01, whole genome shotgun sequence):
taaagtatgtttacaagctcagtcataaaatttaatcaaaataaaaaatgaattaaaacaaaattaattaaaactattataTCTATCTAATGATCCTatgatgggaacccctaaaaggttctatatatgaaacACCTGACAGAATactttaaggttctatatagaaccttttcttctaagagtgcaGTGTGATATGTTGTTGCCAAATGTAATGTATGgtttaatataattcatataatggcagatttttaaattaaattctagGTAACAAAGTTAAATGGCTTTACTTAAGCTCTTTACAAAATAACAGAAGTAAACTCATACCTTGCTGTCTAAAAGCGTTCCAAACACCAAAATAAATAATCCCTATTAAAAGAAATGTTACAAATACATTAAGTTATCAGTTGCAATATAGTTCAATTTTAAATTCAATGAAAAAGCATTATTGGACTGCACAAATTgtaatacacaaaatgtaaacttGCTATAAAATTGATATTATATAGACAGAAAGTGATACCTGCAGTGAATTGAGGATTGTAAACACCACATGAACACCCAAGTCACGTGACACCATGGTTCCAATTCCAAATCCCCATGTTAGACCAAAGATAGGAGTCAAAATGGCCACACATCGGAAAATGACCACAAGGGCATGTTTCTCATCTGGTTGAGTTGTGGCACCATCTCTCCTCAATAACTTATACAGAGCCACAATCAAAACCAAAAGGTTTATGGCTACAATAGTGAGAGCTGGAATCACAAATGCCAACAGGGCCTTAGATTCATCCCAGTTCAGCCAGCAAGCTTGTTTGGAAACATAATTTTGAGGTCCAGCTGTCGAAGCAACAGTAATGGCTGCTATGAGCAAAGGTGCACCATAACCGACTATGAAGGCAATGGCCATCATTTTGGCCCTTGACGTCTGGGAAAAGACCATGACTGTACGGTAAAAGAGAAACAGCGCTGAAATTAGCATCCAGAAGAAAAGAGCCAGGTAAAAAAAGTGCATGAAGAAAACCGCTGGACTGCAGCGACCCACTGAGGTTGGCTGCTCTTGATCTGTGATTGCGGCTCCAATGATAAAACAGATGTTTGCGATCAGCAGGGACACGGCAATGTTGACTATGGAGACATGTCGCATGTAGGATGTGTCATTTCTTCTTACCGACTTCCATACAATAGTCTCAATAATGAGGCATATAACCAAGCTAGCCATTGAAATAGTTACTCCAATGTAAGTTATATAGGCTAAGGCTTTGTGATCAATGGAAAACGGTGACATTAGGATTGAAAAAGAGGTTGTGTGGTTGCATTCACATGTAATCTTGCCAGTTTGGTTCGCTGAGGGCTTTACTTCACATCCAGTGGAATCCCATCCGTCAAGATTGAAGTTCCAAAAGACACACTGAGGATTTCCCAAAGACTGATCAGTAATGTCAAACGCAAAAGAAATGTTGTTAAGcatttcattaactttaacaacCACCACATCTCCATTGATGCGCACATCTGAATTCCTACTGTCATTATTAGTATCACGAGTAGGTAGGACATTGTCAAGAGTTGTGAAGATTATGATGGTTACAGTAGTCACATTAGGAACCTGTGGTATTACAATCTCCGTAGTTGAGTTTGGCAGTGTTGATGTTATACTGAATGAGTTATTAATTGTAGTTCTGTTCAGCTgaattgatgttttattaatcgCAAACTCATCTTTGAGACGGTCACTTATCTTCTCAATACCGCTCAGAAGTTGAATGCTGGTGTTTTCTGTGGTGTTTCCTTTGTTCAATGTGTTCCATGTATCACTGACATTACCTGATACAATGATGTTCACTGTTTCTAGGTAATTCTGGAAATCgaatataaaattatgtttaataTGATGAAGTTTAGctcataaaatggaaatatttgatataaaaGATATTTGGATAATCTAATAAGACACAACATAAGATATTATTATACCATAAATTCATTATAAAGAAGAGAATGGCTATTGCACAACACAGTTCTGTATGTGCACTGAATCAATATTAGTtcactaatgtagttaactacattatcttattaaattcaatttaatAGGTTACgagaataaaatgtatacacaTTAAATTTGCTTAAATGTGAATATACATACCACCATCACTGGATTATTGATGACAGCAGCTTGTGACAAATTAGCAACTTTAAAAAGTATAAGAACAATAGCTTGAACAGTAGCAGCAGACTGTGTTATATTAACACTATTCTGTGCTGTGGCACTACTGAGGTTAGCCATAAACTCTGGAATCTCCTCCACAAGCAAGACCTATATTGCGaagtacaaaaatataaatattagaaacatttaaaaatggcaAGATGATTACAGATAGAGGTACATGATCAATACATTACCTCAGCTCTGATTTTAAGGTCGAAGATAGGTTCAAACACACAGTTGTCCTGTACTGGTATCCACCCACGTGATTCACATCTGTAAGTTATGGTGCCTTTAAAGCCACTTACACAGATTCCTTTCTTTTCATCATTTGTTTTTCCAAGTCCAAGTTCTTCATTTTTACAGTCAAAATCTGGAGAAGTTtttgatttaaagtcagaagGAAACTGATTCAACTGAAAAGGTGCTTGCACACTATGCAGAAGTGTCAGAAATAACTATTGTCAAACACAGTAACTAAATAATAGGATCAAAACAGACAACTCCACAAGATCAGATGCGAAACTGAAGGCTCACTTTCTGCGCTTGTCTTTACTGTGACTCTGCTCCAGCTGTAACTGTACTCAAGTAGTGTTGGCAGACCCTTGAGACGGCATGTAAAGGTTTCCTCCTTACAATCCCCACTTTTAGTAGGATGGTTTAATATGATGTCAGAGCCTGATGCAGGTACTAGAAAACATTAATAACATGGAGAATTTAACTGAAGGTTTAAATGACAACTACTCAGTAACgtttataaaaatgtacaacCGATTTATATGTACAACCTGAAGTTTGTACTGCATCATTCAGGACCCACTCAACATTGTAGCCAGCATCAACAGAACATCTCAGTTGGACAGTGCTGTTTACACATTGAAAAACACGGTATGTATCACCCACAATGATAGTGGGGCgttgtttaataataatgttttgccACTGAATGTACGGTATTGTATTTGTTTGTATGATGCATGAGTATTGACCTgcatgggggggggggggggggggggaatcaataaacaaaatcatgattaatatcatattttgtaAATGAGAAGGCATTCATAATATAAATGTCCTAGCTTAATTAGCTtaattttgattggttgattggtttCATAATTAAACTTAATGTTGATATGGCAGCATCATCTATGTTATAGTATCATGTAGTATAATTATATGCTATAGTACATCAATCTTAATATACTTAAATCAAACTATGGTAAAGTTTTACAGCAGTCTGCTTTTTAAAACAGGACTCTAAAAACAATCAACCACTTTTCCGAGAGGACAAAGATAAATTCCACGTCACTCACCACTGTCACTTTCACTAGTGTTTTTCACAGTGAGAGTGCTGCTGTTGTTTGAAATGGTGTATCTTGTGTTGTCTAGTGCAGGATCTTTGTTGTTCACCATCCATTTTATTGGTCCCTTTGCAAAGTCTGGCTGTATGCAGTTCAGATCCAGCTTTTGCAAAGGATATAATTCATCTTTTGTGAAGTCCTTTTGTTCTGACAATAAAAACCATACAgatacaatataacaaatatgATGGAACTAATAAATGTGAAGGGTTTTAAATTAGGTACTGACTACCCTTACCACTTTGAGCAAAAGCATCTTCAGCTAAAATGATTCCTTGTGCTTTTAGAGAGTCAGAAACATCTGTGTTTGCTGCTGTAAAATCAAGGCTGTTGGATGTTGCTCCTATTGTATAGTCTGCTATAACACTACCAGGTCTGTGGAGCGAAACACAAACCACACCAATGTGAAGACACTGTATTAATATTGTATTTGAAAAAAGTAGTGAATAAATGGGAAtgttgtgtgaaaaaaaaagtgaatttaaaTGGTAGATCATACCTGAAGCCAGAGACTTTTGTAGAATTAGGAATGTAGCCAGTTAACTTTTTAGAATAACTTAACTCAATCTGTAAAAACCAAAAGAACCAAATGTATGCTTGAAAATGttacaataataaaaagtaaataaagtttttgtggCTATATTAATATGACATCATTTCGTGCATAAATCGAATAAGCTACAAGGCTTTGCAAAGATGTTGTTATTAAAGGATAGTATGTTTAGagtgttaaattaatgttagggaaaaataaatacagaaatataataaaataataaataataaaaataaaaagtgttatgGCTTATGTAAAGCACACAGATGGGttaaaaacgtaaaaaaaaaaataaaaaaaaaacttaaaaataacatcattttttaataatcaaaaatatttcattaaatatgaAACATGGAATACCCACTGCTGTCTTAATTTGTCCAGATAAATCTTTGTAATCCTTGCTattagggtcagtaagactgGTGTCAAAAGTCTTAACTATTTTCATTGACATTCCaataactgtaaaacaaatgtacatttatgtgcAATGTATCAGGTATCAAACAATCCTCAATATTTAATACAATATGCAAATACTACCCAGTAACTGGGGTATGCAAGATAAACAATGATAACcccttttattgtttttgacttGCATTACATAGCATTTTTGTGTCGCTGCTAATGAAAAATATCATCTTAATTCAGACATCATATATTTTTGTGCTGTATTTAGATTTAGATTCACAGTACCTGTCTGTGCTGTTGTTGACactagaataaaaaaatattaatacaacaaaaatatgaatataatgttTCCTGCATGAAACCAAAGTTAAGAAACAAAGGGTTTATGgatctatatttttttttccctaaacaTGCAAAgcaataaattcattttatatatCTTTCTTTTTATAACCTGATATGATTTTGTATCAAATAGATTTATTGTCacttaaaacacataaaatctGTTAAaagggcttaaagggttagttcatccaaaaatgaaaattctgtcattaattactcaccctcatgacgttccaaacccgtaaaactTTTGTTCagcctacacaactaccactttcaagccccagaaaggcagtaaagacatcataaaagtgatccatgtgactccagtggtttaacctcaattttatgaagcgacatgaGTGCTTTGTTTATGCAGAAACAATATTTATTACTTAACTTACAAAATAAAATCCTCCAACGCTCAATGTCTTGATGATGTCTTTATGATGCCTTTACTAACTTTCTgtggcttgaaagtggtagttgcgtaggctgtcaaatgaagggacagaaagctctcggatttcatcaaaaagatcttcatttgtgttccaaagatgaacgaaggtcttacgggtttggaatgacatgagggtgagtaattaatgacagagtttaaatttttgggtgaactaaccctttaagtattcaCTGAAAGAACAGGTTTCAGTAACAGTTATCACACTAAAACAAATCTTCACCATCATCACggttttttacactttattacAGATTTTGTTTTACTGGGCATACCTGTTGTTGGTGATGTTTGGTTTGGTGGTGATGTTGTTGGTGGTAATGTTGATGGTGTTACTGTTGAAACTGAAGAAAACAGACATGACTTGGATTGAAAATTCAGCCTCTATTCTCTTGTGCCTACAAATTCTTTAAattttgtaacatctttatAAAGACACTGACAAATCagcattaaaacacacaaaaaaaacaaatatttcataTCTTATTAtctaatgtaataattttttgtCATTCACTGTCATTGTATCCAAGGTGCTTTACAGTCATAGGTAAAGCTAAATACAAACAGAGATAAAACAAAGttcaaatagcaaaaaaaataaataaataaaagcaagagAGAATAAATGAGCTTTAAGTTTGCACTTAAAAATAGACAGAGTATGTGCTGATCTGATGTGTAGTGGTAAACTATTCCAAAGATTGGGACCGGCTGCCTCAAATGCCCTATCACCCTTATGTTTCAGTCTGGTTCTTGATACCTTTAGTTGAATTTGATTCCCTGACCTAAGTCATCTAGTGGGCTGATGAATTGAAATGAGGTCAGAGAGATATGAGGGAGCGAACTTATGAATGGATTTATAGATTAGTGTAAGTACCTTGTAATTAATTCTATATCTTACAGACAACCAGAGAAGGGAAGCAAGTATAGGCGTAATATGCTCCCGCTTACATGTTCACGTCAACAGCATAGCAGCAGAATTCTGTACTAATTGTAGTCATGCAAGAACGGAGTGACTAAGGCCAAAATAGAGCGAACTGCAGTAGTCGAAACGGGGTAAAATAAAGGCATGAATGACTTGCTTGTCCATTTTAAGGTCACTATCAATGATAAAACCCAAGTTTTTAACATATGGTTTAATGTTGGGTTTGAGATGAGTGAGCTTAGCTTTTAAAGCAGCTGAAGTGGATGctggaccaaaaaaaataatctcAGTCTCGATTCATTAAGATGCAAAACATTTAGAGACATCCAGTTCGTTAAGTCTCAAAATCGCTTGTGTctcctttttttaaatcataagtAAATTTGGATATCGTCCGTAAAACAATGGAATGAAACTCCATGTTTTCAGAAAATATTACCCAGCGGAATCATATTGAGGGAAAATAAAATGGGAGCGAGAATGGAGCCTTGTGGGACACCACAGGTAAGCTTGGCTACGGATGAGGCACAATTTACAACATTAACTGTATAGCATCTGTTAGACAAATAGGATGTAAACCATTTAAGAATATTACTGTTAAAAAGGCccattgtaaatgtattttgaatttgtgtCTGTAAGACGTTCTCTGGCAATCAGCCAGTGTCAGAGCACGCTGTCAAAGCAACAATGTAAAGACGCTATGCTCCGCCCACCACCAGCAGGTGGCCTTGATTAGCATTTTTAGAATACAGCTCCTTATGGAGCAggtgaaaacaaaacag
Coding sequences:
- the LOC127502040 gene encoding uncharacterized protein LOC127502040 isoform X30, which codes for MPNLRKCIISVSGKMLKYLLGISIAILLNHGCVVETLDFSEMSMDSQFSYRDEPVHHIKKRSAVMNECLFNSSVCGPNATCTNETGSYICSCSSGFTSTNSSLPVSINNTCTDTNECLFSSSACGPNANCTNTEGSYNCSCLNGFTPTNSSLPVSINNTCSDIDECLFSPSVCGPNANCINTKGSYNCSCLNGFTPTNSSLPVSINNTCSDIDECLFSPSVCGPNANCINTKGSYNCSCLNGFTPTNSSLPVSINNTCSDIDGCLFNSSVCGPNANCINTKGSYNCSCLNGFTPTNSSLPISINNTCSDIDECLFNSSVCGPNANCINTKGSYNCSCLNGFTPTNSSLPISINNTCSDIDECLFNSSVCGPNANCINTKGSYNCSCLNGFTPTNSSLPVSINNTCSDIDGCLFNSSVCGPNANCINTKGSYNCSCLNGFTPTNSSLPVSINNTCSDIDGCLFNSSVCGPNANCINTKGSYNCSCLNGFTPTNSSLPVSINNTCSDIDECLFNSSVCGPNANCINTKGSYNCSCLNGFTPTNSSLPVSINNTCSDINECLFNPSVCGPNANCINTKGSYNCSCLNGFTPTNSSLPVSINNTCSDIDGCLFNSSVCGPNANCINTKGSYNCSCLNGFTPTNSSLPVSINNTCSDINECLFNPSVCGPNANCINTKGSYNCSCLNGFTPTNSSLPVSINNTCSDINECLFSPSVCGPNANCINTKGSYNCSCLNGFTPTNSSLPVSINNTCSVSTVTPSTLPPTTSPPNQTSPTTVSTTAQTVIGMSMKIVKTFDTSLTDPNSKDYKDLSGQIKTAIELSYSKKLTGYIPNSTKVSGFRPGSVIADYTIGATSNSLDFTAANTDVSDSLKAQGIILAEDAFAQSEQKDFTKDELYPLQKLDLNCIQPDFAKGPIKWMVNNKDPALDNTRYTISNNSSTLTVKNTSESDSGQYSCIIQTNTIPYIQWQNIIIKQRPTIIVGDTYRVFQCVNSTVQLRCSVDAGYNVEWVLNDAVQTSVPASGSDIILNHPTKSGDCKEETFTCRLKGLPTLLEYSYSWSRVTVKTSAENFDCKNEELGLGKTNDEKKGICVSGFKGTITYRCESRGWIPVQDNCVFEPIFDLKIRAEVLLVEEIPEFMANLSSATAQNSVNITQSAATVQAIVLILFKVANLSQAAVINNPVMVNYLETVNIIVSGNVSDTWNTLNKGNTTENTSIQLLSGIEKISDRLKDEFAINKTSIQLNRTTINNSFSITSTLPNSTTEIVIPQVPNVTTVTIIIFTTLDNVLPTRDTNNDSRNSDVRINGDVVVVKVNEMLNNISFAFDITDQSLGNPQCVFWNFNLDGWDSTGCEVKPSANQTGKITCECNHTTSFSILMSPFSIDHKALAYITYIGVTISMASLVICLIIETIVWKSVRRNDTSYMRHVSIVNIAVSLLIANICFIIGAAITDQEQPTSVGRCSPAVFFMHFFYLALFFWMLISALFLFYRTVMVFSQTSRAKMMAIAFIVGYGAPLLIAAITVASTAGPQNYVSKQACWLNWDESKALLAFVIPALTIVAINLLVLIVALYKLLRRDGATTQPDEKHALVVIFRCVAILTPIFGLTWGFGIGTMVSRDLGVHVVFTILNSLQGLFILVFGTLLDSKVRESLRGKLSLQKISSNQTKSSSAGPSSTSGLTFFQRLQRKNVYNVSEANISSAVKDSSNGSYNIINT
- the LOC127502040 gene encoding uncharacterized protein LOC127502040 isoform X47, with product MPNLRKCIISVSGKMLKYLLGISIAILLNHGCVVETLDFSEMSMDSQFSYRDEPVHHIKKRSAVMNECLFNSSVCGPNATCTNETGSYICSCSSGFTSTNSSLPVSINNTCTDTNECLFSSSACGPNANCTNTEGSYNCSCLNGFTPTNSSLPVSINNTCSDIDECLFSPSVCGPNANCINTKGSYNCSCLNGFTPTNSSLPVSINNTCSDIDECLFSPSVCGPNANCINTKGSYNCSCLNGFTPTNSSLPVSINNTCSDIDECLFNSSVCGPNANCINTKGSYNCSCLNGFTPTNSSLPVSINNTCSDIDGCLFNSSVCGPNANCINTKGSYNCSCLNGFTPTNSSLPVSINNTCSDIDECLFNSSVCGPNANCINTKGSYNCSCLNGFTPTNSSLPVSINNTCSDINECLFNPSVCGPNANCINTKGSYNCSCLNGFTPTNSSLPVSINNTCSDIDGCLFNSSVCGPNANCINTKGSYNCSCLNGFTPTNSSLPVSINNTCSDINECLFNPSVCGPNANCINTKGSYNCSCLNGFTPTNSSLPVSINNTCSDINECLFSPSVCGPNANCINTKGSYNCSCLNGFTPTNSSLPVSINNTCSVSTVTPSTLPPTTSPPNQTSPTTVSTTAQTVIGMSMKIVKTFDTSLTDPNSKDYKDLSGQIKTAIELSYSKKLTGYIPNSTKVSGFRPGSVIADYTIGATSNSLDFTAANTDVSDSLKAQGIILAEDAFAQSEQKDFTKDELYPLQKLDLNCIQPDFAKGPIKWMVNNKDPALDNTRYTISNNSSTLTVKNTSESDSGQYSCIIQTNTIPYIQWQNIIIKQRPTIIVGDTYRVFQCVNSTVQLRCSVDAGYNVEWVLNDAVQTSVPASGSDIILNHPTKSGDCKEETFTCRLKGLPTLLEYSYSWSRVTVKTSAENFDCKNEELGLGKTNDEKKGICVSGFKGTITYRCESRGWIPVQDNCVFEPIFDLKIRAEVLLVEEIPEFMANLSSATAQNSVNITQSAATVQAIVLILFKVANLSQAAVINNPVMVNYLETVNIIVSGNVSDTWNTLNKGNTTENTSIQLLSGIEKISDRLKDEFAINKTSIQLNRTTINNSFSITSTLPNSTTEIVIPQVPNVTTVTIIIFTTLDNVLPTRDTNNDSRNSDVRINGDVVVVKVNEMLNNISFAFDITDQSLGNPQCVFWNFNLDGWDSTGCEVKPSANQTGKITCECNHTTSFSILMSPFSIDHKALAYITYIGVTISMASLVICLIIETIVWKSVRRNDTSYMRHVSIVNIAVSLLIANICFIIGAAITDQEQPTSVGRCSPAVFFMHFFYLALFFWMLISALFLFYRTVMVFSQTSRAKMMAIAFIVGYGAPLLIAAITVASTAGPQNYVSKQACWLNWDESKALLAFVIPALTIVAINLLVLIVALYKLLRRDGATTQPDEKHALVVIFRCVAILTPIFGLTWGFGIGTMVSRDLGVHVVFTILNSLQGLFILVFGTLLDSKVRESLRGKLSLQKISSNQTKSSSAGPSSTSGLTFFQRLQRKNVYNVSEANISSAVKDSSNGSYNIINT
- the LOC127502040 gene encoding uncharacterized protein LOC127502040 isoform X26, giving the protein MPNLRKCIISVSGKMLKYLLGISIAILLNHGCVVETLDFSEMSMDSQFSYRDEPVHHIKKRSAVMNECLFNSSVCGPNATCTNETGSYICSCSSGFTSTNSSLPVSINNTCTDTNECLFSSSACGPNANCTNTEGSYNCSCLNGFTPTNSSLPVSINNTCSDIDECLFSPSVCGPNANCINTKGSYNCSCLNGFTPTNSSLPVSINNTCSDIDECLFSPSVCGPNANCINTKGSYNCSCLNGFTPTNSSLPVSINNTCSDIDGCLFNSSVCGPNANCINTKGSYNCSCLNGFTPTNSSLPISINNTCSDIDECLFNSSVCGPNANCINTKGSYNCSCLNGFTPTNSSLPISINNTCSDIDECLFNSSVCGPNANCINTKGSYNCSCLNGFTPTNSSLPVSINNTCSDIDGCLFNSSVCGPNANCINTKGSYNCSCLNGFTPTNSSLPVSINNTCSDIDECLFNSSVCGPNANCINTKGSYNCSCLNGFTPTNSSLPVSINNTCSDIDECLFNSSVCGPNANCINTKGSYNCSCLNGFTPTNSSLPVSINNTCSDIDECLFNSSVCGPNANCINTKGSYNCSCLNGFTPTNSSLPVSINNTCSDIDGCLFNSSVCGPNANCINTKGSYNCSCLNGFTPTNSSLPVSINNTCSDIDECLFNSSVCGPNANCINTKGSYNCSCLNGFTPTNSSLPVSINNTCSDINECLFNPSVCGPNANCINTKGSYNCSCLNGFTPTNSSLPVSINNTCSDIDGCLFNSSVCGPNANCINTKGSYNCSCLNGFTPTNSSLPVSINNTCSVSTVTPSTLPPTTSPPNQTSPTTVSTTAQTVIGMSMKIVKTFDTSLTDPNSKDYKDLSGQIKTAIELSYSKKLTGYIPNSTKVSGFRPGSVIADYTIGATSNSLDFTAANTDVSDSLKAQGIILAEDAFAQSEQKDFTKDELYPLQKLDLNCIQPDFAKGPIKWMVNNKDPALDNTRYTISNNSSTLTVKNTSESDSGQYSCIIQTNTIPYIQWQNIIIKQRPTIIVGDTYRVFQCVNSTVQLRCSVDAGYNVEWVLNDAVQTSVPASGSDIILNHPTKSGDCKEETFTCRLKGLPTLLEYSYSWSRVTVKTSAENFDCKNEELGLGKTNDEKKGICVSGFKGTITYRCESRGWIPVQDNCVFEPIFDLKIRAEVLLVEEIPEFMANLSSATAQNSVNITQSAATVQAIVLILFKVANLSQAAVINNPVMVNYLETVNIIVSGNVSDTWNTLNKGNTTENTSIQLLSGIEKISDRLKDEFAINKTSIQLNRTTINNSFSITSTLPNSTTEIVIPQVPNVTTVTIIIFTTLDNVLPTRDTNNDSRNSDVRINGDVVVVKVNEMLNNISFAFDITDQSLGNPQCVFWNFNLDGWDSTGCEVKPSANQTGKITCECNHTTSFSILMSPFSIDHKALAYITYIGVTISMASLVICLIIETIVWKSVRRNDTSYMRHVSIVNIAVSLLIANICFIIGAAITDQEQPTSVGRCSPAVFFMHFFYLALFFWMLISALFLFYRTVMVFSQTSRAKMMAIAFIVGYGAPLLIAAITVASTAGPQNYVSKQACWLNWDESKALLAFVIPALTIVAINLLVLIVALYKLLRRDGATTQPDEKHALVVIFRCVAILTPIFGLTWGFGIGTMVSRDLGVHVVFTILNSLQGLFILVFGTLLDSKVRESLRGKLSLQKISSNQTKSSSAGPSSTSGLTFFQRLQRKNVYNVSEANISSAVKDSSNGSYNIINT
- the LOC127502040 gene encoding uncharacterized protein LOC127502040 isoform X44 — protein: MPNLRKCIISVSGKMLKYLLGISIAILLNHGCVVETLDFSEMSMDSQFSYRDEPVHHIKKRSAVMNECLFNSSVCGPNATCTNETGSYICSCSSGFTSTNSSLPVSINNTCTDTNECLFSSSACGPNANCTNTEGSYNCSCLNGFTPTNSSLPVSINNTCSDIDECLFSPSVCGPNANCINTKGSYNCSCLNGFTPTNSSLPVSINNTCSDIDECLFSPSVCGPNANCINTKGSYNCSCLNGFTPTNSSLPVSINNTCSDIDGCLFNSSVCGPNANCINTKGSYNCSCLNGFTPTNSSLPISINNTCSDIDECLFNSSVCGPNANCINTKGSYNCSCLNGFTPTNSSLPISINNTCSDIDECLFNSSVCGPNANCINTKGSYNCSCLNGFTPTNSSLPVSINNTCSDIDGCLFNSSVCGPNANCINTKGSYNCSCLNGFTPTNSSLPVSINNTCSDIDECLFNSSVCGPNANCINTKGSYNCSCLNGFTPTNSSLPVSINNTCSDIDECLFNSSVCGPNANCINTKGSYNCSCLNGFTPTNSSLPVSINNTCSDIDECLFNSSVCGPNANCINTKGSYNCSCLNGFTPTNSSLPVSINNTCSDINECLFNPSVCGPNANCINTKGSYNCSCLNGFTPTNSSLPVSINNTCSDINECLFSPSVCGPNANCINTKGSYNCSCLNGFTPTNSSLPVSINNTCSVSTVTPSTLPPTTSPPNQTSPTTVSTTAQTVIGMSMKIVKTFDTSLTDPNSKDYKDLSGQIKTAIELSYSKKLTGYIPNSTKVSGFRPGSVIADYTIGATSNSLDFTAANTDVSDSLKAQGIILAEDAFAQSEQKDFTKDELYPLQKLDLNCIQPDFAKGPIKWMVNNKDPALDNTRYTISNNSSTLTVKNTSESDSGQYSCIIQTNTIPYIQWQNIIIKQRPTIIVGDTYRVFQCVNSTVQLRCSVDAGYNVEWVLNDAVQTSVPASGSDIILNHPTKSGDCKEETFTCRLKGLPTLLEYSYSWSRVTVKTSAENFDCKNEELGLGKTNDEKKGICVSGFKGTITYRCESRGWIPVQDNCVFEPIFDLKIRAEVLLVEEIPEFMANLSSATAQNSVNITQSAATVQAIVLILFKVANLSQAAVINNPVMVNYLETVNIIVSGNVSDTWNTLNKGNTTENTSIQLLSGIEKISDRLKDEFAINKTSIQLNRTTINNSFSITSTLPNSTTEIVIPQVPNVTTVTIIIFTTLDNVLPTRDTNNDSRNSDVRINGDVVVVKVNEMLNNISFAFDITDQSLGNPQCVFWNFNLDGWDSTGCEVKPSANQTGKITCECNHTTSFSILMSPFSIDHKALAYITYIGVTISMASLVICLIIETIVWKSVRRNDTSYMRHVSIVNIAVSLLIANICFIIGAAITDQEQPTSVGRCSPAVFFMHFFYLALFFWMLISALFLFYRTVMVFSQTSRAKMMAIAFIVGYGAPLLIAAITVASTAGPQNYVSKQACWLNWDESKALLAFVIPALTIVAINLLVLIVALYKLLRRDGATTQPDEKHALVVIFRCVAILTPIFGLTWGFGIGTMVSRDLGVHVVFTILNSLQGLFILVFGTLLDSKVRESLRGKLSLQKISSNQTKSSSAGPSSTSGLTFFQRLQRKNVYNVSEANISSAVKDSSNGSYNIINT